The following nucleotide sequence is from Candidatus Bipolaricaulis sibiricus.
TATCACTCCCGGATCCGGGGAGGTGAGAACACGTTCACCCTCCGGATCGGGGAGTCGCCGGTGCTGGCGACGGAGGCCCAAGCGGATCTCCTCGTGGCCCTCAACGAGGAGATGCTCGTCGTTCACCGGCCTGCGGTGCGCGAGGGCGGCGTGGTCTTCACGGACGAGGAGGTGGGGGAACCGGGCCACGGTGCGGTGCGCCTGCCGGCGGGGCGTCTCGCCCGGGATGAGCTCAAGCTCCCCATCGCGGCGGGGGTGATCCTCCTCGGGGCGGCAGCGAGGTTCCTGGGCCTCACGCCGGAGGTGGTGCGGGCGGAGATCCGTGCTGCGTTCGGCGAGAAGGCTGAGCCGAACGTGCGGGCAGTGGATCTGGGGTACGCGCACGGTCCTGCAGGCACGCCGAGGTTGCCCGCGCCCCGGTTCGCGCCGGGGGACCGGATGCTGCTCACGGGCGGGCAGGCGGTGGGCGCCGGCGCAATCGCCGCGGGTTGCCGGTTCGTGGCCTCGTACCCGATGACCCCGGGCACGGCGGTGTTCGAGTTCATCGCCCAGCACGCGGCACAACACGGGATCGTGGTCGAGCAGGCCGAGGACGAGATCGCGGCGATCAACATGGCCCTCGGCGCTTCCTACGCCGGGGCGCGGGCCCTCGTCACGACCTCCGGGGGCGGGTTCGCGCTGATGGTCGAGGGTCTGTCGCTGGCGCGGATGATCGAGACCCCCGTCGTGATCCACCTCGGCCAGCGGCCCGGTCCGGCGACCGGGCTTCCCACCCGGACGGGGCAGGAGAACCTCCTGTTCGCCCTCCACGCCGGGCACGGGGAGTTCCCGCGGTACATCGTTGCCCCCACCGACCCCGCCGATGCGTTCTACCTCACGATGAAGGCGTTCGAGGTCGCGGAGAAGTACCAGGTTCCGGCGTTCGTCCTCACGGATCAGTTCCTGGTGGACTCCTACGCGGTGGTTTCCGCCTTGAGCCCGACGCGGGTGCCGGTAGAGGAGCACCTCGTTCCGGTCGAGGAGCTCGATCGGCTGGGCCGCTACGAGCGGTTCGCCGTCACCCGATCCGGGATCTCCCCCCGCGCCCTCCCCGGCGTGTCGGAGAAGCTGGTCCTCGTGGATTCCGACGAGCACGACCCGTACGGACGGATCACCGAGGACCTTGGGGTCCGGAGGGCGATGGTCGAGAAGCGGCTGCGAAAGGCGGATGGGATGCGGGAGGAGATCTCCCCACCCGAGATCTACCCTGCGGGATCGCTGCGCGGGAAGCGCGTGCTCCTCGGGTGGGGCTCGACGTACGGCGCGATCCGGGAGGCGACGGAACGGCTGGGGGAGGGGTACGCCCACGTCCACCTCCGCGAGCTGTGGCCCTTGCGGACGGAGGAGCTCCGGCGGGTGTGGGGCGAGGCCGAGGAGGTCATCCTCGTGGAGGAGACGGCCACCGGACAGCTGGGGAGGCTCGTCGGCGGCGAGACGGGGCTCCGACCGCACCGGTTCGTCCCGCGCTACGACGGCCGGCCGTTCACCGCCGAGGACATCCTGGGGGCCCTTCGATGAAACCACGTGGCATCGCTCGCCGAGCTCGCGGAGGGACCCTGAGCCTCACCGCGCGGGGCACGAGGGATGCACGAACAGCGCGAAGAAATGCGCAACCCCAGAGCTCGGGCGCGTCCCTGTTCTGTGGTGCCCGTCGTGGCGGGCTCTGTGACGGGACTGCCCGTGGGCGGGAGGCGAAAGCGTGGCGGAGCTGAACGGGGAGAAGTACCTGGCCGACGTCGAGATCGCGTGGTGCCCGGGGTGTGGGAACTTCGCGATTCGGAAGTCCCTCGCCCGCGCGCTCGCTCAGGTCGACCTTCCGCCCCACAAGGTGGTCCTCGTGACGGGGATCGGCCAGGCGGCGAAGATCGCCCACTACGTCAACCTGAACGGGTTCAACGGCCTCCACGGCCGGACGATCGCCGCCGCGGCGGGGGTCAAGCTCGCGCGGCCGGACCTCACCGTGATCGCCGAGTCGGGGGACGGGGACCTGTACGGGGAGGGGGGGAACCACCTCGTCCACAACATCCGCCGCAACGTGGACCTGACCGTGATCGCCCACGACAACCGCGTGTACGGGCTCACCAAGGGCCAGGCGTCCCCGACCGCGCCCCGCGGCTACCGGACCCGGGCCCAGCCAGCGGGCAGCCCCTCCGCCCCGCTGAACCCCCTCGCCCTGGCGGTGGCCGTCGGCGCGCCGTTCGTGGCCCAGGCGTTCTCCGGGGAGATCGAGCGGACAGCGGACCTCATCGCCCAGGGGATTCGGCACAAGGGGTTCGCGCTCGTGAACGTCCTTCACCCTTGTCCAAGCTGGAACCGGGTCCAGACGTTCGCGTGGTACCGGGAGCGTCTCGTCCACCTCGAGGAGCGGGGGCACGACCCGACCGACCGCGCGGCGGCGTTCGCCGTGGCAATCGGCAGCGGGGAGGAGATCCCGATCGGTGTCGTCTACCGGACGGAGCGGCCGACGTTCGCCGACGGGCACCCCGTCCTGGCTGGTGACCCGGTGGGCCTGCGCCCCCTTCCGTCCCCGGAAGACGTGCGACCCATCCTGGAAGGATTCCTGTAGGGCTCGGGCGGTACCCCACGGGGGGCGGTGCGGAGGCCCGCCAGGGCGGACGCCCAACGGCCGGGTCGGACACCGCCGAGGGCGCCGAGGGAGCGAACGACAGCCGGTCCCGGTTGAACCCGATGTTGCGGGTGGCGACAGCCCTCGCGGGGGTTCCGCGGGCTTGGTGGCTCTGCCTTCGCTCGTCTCCGGGGTTCTACGCTGGCGCTAGAGGGCGATCTCGTGGTACGCGCCCGCGCACGGTGGACCAGCGGCGTACTGCAGACGTCGCGCTCGGAGGTCCATCACCACGGAGAGCACGGTTCGGTAGTTGAGCGCGGGTGGGAAGAGCGGGCTCTCGTGACGGCACACGGAGTCGGGGCGGCCGACGTGGTCCCGAAGCGCGTCCTGAACGGATTCTACCGACACTTGCCCCGCGCCTGCCGCTTGGGTGAGCCGGTCCGCCAGCCGGCGTTGACGGAGGTGGGTGGATCGGCGGTCCTCGGCCAGAGGTTCTCGTACCCCGAGCTGCTCGGCGCGAAGGAAATGGTTTGCGTGGACGAGGATCCCGTTGTCGGGCTCGATCTGTGCGGTCCCGGTCGGAGCCCGTTCGAAGGCGCTCGCTCGGCCTCGCGTGGCATCGCCGACGAGGAAGCTCGCTGAGCACGGGCTCCTTCCTGCCTCAACCACGGCCGCCGCGGCGTCGAGGTCCGAGGAGAGAAGGACGCGCCACGCGCGGACGTGGAAGGGGATTCCTTCGCCATCCCACCTATCGAGGTGAGACAGGAGGCCGGTCACCGCGAGGCCGATCCCGGCCGAGTTGAAGCCGATCTTCCCCCCGACGATTCCCGCCTCGGTGAAGGCGAGCACGGTGAGGTCTCCCCAGCGAACCCTCAGCCACACGCCCTCCACCTCGGGGAACCAATCCCAGTTCTCGCCCACGAGGAGGCCGCCTCCGGCGCACGCGGGGAGGATGGCGAACGCGGTGCAGGCCGTGGCCAGACCGGTGGAGGAGAACTCGCTGTAGAAGAGCTCGTAGCGGGCATTGAGCGCAGCGATGTCGAGGACGGACAGCCCGGAACCGGCAGCAACGCCCCTCAGTGCGGCTGCGTAGGGCGGGTCCAGTTCAGAGACGCGCTCCAGCCACATCGCAGCACGTCGATGAACCTCGGCCTGTTCCAGCCCCACCTCGTCACGGTACCGGCGGGTGTAGAGGGAGAGGTTGTTCTTGATCCGATCGCTCGCCTCTCGTCCGTGGCCGAGGCCGATGGCACGGGGGCCGCCTGCCAACTCCAGGATGGGGAGTGGCGCGCTCACGATCGCCGAGCCTCGTGCTGTCTCCGCACCGCTTCCTACCTCGGCAGCGAGAGGGCGGGCGTGCAGACGAGAACGGCGCGCGTGTCCGGGGTCAGCGGGGTCGAGACGTGAGGGGTTCGCGGCGGAATGTGGATCACCGAGTGCGGACCGAACTCCTTCTCCTCGTCGTCGATCCGCATGCGGACTTTCCCCGAAAGAACAATCGCCCACACGTGGCTTTCGTCGTGTACGAGCTCAGGGGTAGAAACCCTCTTCGCATCTCGAGCCCAGTGGTCGAACACCTGGACGTGGTCGTCCGGGCTTCGGTACACCTCTCTTCCCTCCCAGCTTCCGATGGTCATCACCTGCCGGTCTGGATCATCGGCCATGGCCTCTGCGATGCGGCGCTGGGCAGATCGCAGCGCCTGCGCGGCAGCTTGTTTGGCCCGGTCGTACTCCTCGCGGGTGATCTTGCCGGTCGCGATCAGCTTTTCCACGACCAGTTCTTCCTTCGTGGGGATGGAGAGCGCGGCGCGGAGCGCGGAGTTGCCGATCTCTTTGACCGTGATGCCGACCCGCTTCTTGCGGGCCTTGAGGGCCTTGTGGACGTCGTCATCCAGGACGAGGTGTTGGATCTTCATCGGGCGCCTCCTCGTGAAGCCCGCGCTCTCCTCTCCTTCTTTGGTGCCCCCAGTGTGTCGCGCGATTGGGACTCCGGAGGAGACATCAGCATGAGCATCACGGTGTTCCGGGTGAGGGGCGCCGAGTTGTGGAGGACCCCGGGAGGAATCAGGACCGGTTCCCCTGGCCCACACACGCGCTCCTCCGCTCCGATGCGCCACCGCACCTTCCCCTGGAGCACAACCGCCCACGAATGTGCCTCGCTGTGCTCGTGCAGGGTACTGGGTGTCTTCTTCCCGTCGGCAGCCTCATGGGCGAACAGAACGAACATGCCTTGTGGATCGCGATGGATCATCGCTCCCTTCCAGCTGCCCACGGTGACCGTCGTTCCGTCAAGGGGCGGTACGATCGGCTGGCGGGCTGCGGCGCGTCCGGACTTCAGGCTCCGCGTCGCAGCGGCCACTGCTCGGTCGTACTCCTCGCGGGTGATCTTGCCCGTCTCGACGAGCTTCTGTGCGATCAGCTCCTGTTTCGTGGGCACGAGCAGCGCGGCGCGGAGAGCGGAGTTTCCGATCTCTTTGACCGTGATGCCCACCTGCTTCTTGCGGGCTTTGAGGGCCTTGTGGACGTCGTTGTCCAGCACGAGATGTTGGATTTTCATGCTTTCCTCGTTGTTCGCGGGACCTTGTTCGGGCGACGGGTGCGTGCGGGGCGCTCACTGGTTGGATCCGGGCACTCGCCGGGATCGAACCGCTCAGGAGGGGCGACGATACTCACGACGCAGGTGTCACGGGTCAGCGGGGCCGAACAGTGGGCCACTCCGGGTGGGTAGTACGTCCACTCGTGGACCCCCAACACGCGCTCTTCCTGTGCGGTCCGGGCGAGGATCTTGCCGGACAGCACGATCCCCCACACGTGACTCTCCGTGTGGTAGTGCAGGGGAGGGGCAATCCTTCTTCCATCGCGCGCGCGGTGTTCGAACACGGCGTACGAATCGTCCTTGCTGCGGTAGATCTCGCGCACGGTCCAGCTTCCCACGGACACGCTCTTCGACCCAGGGGCTGGACGGAACAGCTCGATGGCCTTCCGTTGGGCGGCCCGCAGGTGGGCCTGGGCAGCGGCCACCGCTGCATCGTAGTCGTCTGGGGTGATCTTCCCCGTCTCGACGAGCTTCTCGACGATCATCTCGTCCAGGGTGGGCAGGGCGAGGGCCGCGCGAAGGGCGGAGTTGCCGATCTCCTTGACGGTGATGCCGACCTGCTTCTTGCGGGCCTTGAGTGCCCTGTGGACATCGTCGTCCAACACCAGATGCTGGATCTTCACGACCCCTCCTTAAGCTACCGGGCAACAGTTTAACGACTGTACAGCGCAGGGAGAGGCGATGCAAGTCCTACGCTGCGGAGGCAGATCCGTCGGACTTGGAGTGGAGGGTCTGGTACACCCGGCGGCGGCTCAGGTTCAAGCGGTGCGCCGTCTCCTGGAGCGCTTCGCGAGGGGAGAGACCCGCCGCGATGAGCTCGGCGTACACGGTGCGCGCAGCCTCGGGGGACGGCGCGGAGTGCGTCGTGTCGCCGGGTGGGCCGACCACGATCGCCAGCTCACCCCTCACCTCGGCCCGCGCGGCAAGGGCCCGTTCCACCTCTGCCGCCGTGCCACGAACGAACTCCTCGTGGAGCTTCGTGAGCTCGCGGGCGACGGCCACGGGGCGGGAGCCCCACCGCTCGGCGAGCTGCCGGAGCGAAGCAGCGATCCGGTGGGGGGACTCGTAGAACACCACCGTGCAGTCCACCGTATCCAGCACTTCGAGGGCCTTCCCGCGGGGGCCCGGCTGGCGAGGGAGGTGGCCGAGGAACAGGAACCGGTCCATGGGGAGCCCCGAGGCGACGAGGGCAGCGAGCAGCGCGCTCGGCCCGGGGACGGGCACGACGGGGATCCCCTCCCCCACGCACGCCCGGACGAGCGGGTAGCCGGGATCGGACAGGAGCGGCGTCCCTGCGTCGGACACGAGGGCCACGGTCTTCCCAGCGCGGAGGAGGGCGATCACCTCCCGGGTCCGTTCGTCCTCCGCGCCCTGGAACAGGCTTGGGGCGAACCGGGTGTGGATGCCGTAGTGGGAGAGGAGCTTCCGCGTCCGCCGGGTGTCCTCGCCCACGATCAGATCGACCTCGCGGAGGACCCGCAGCGCGCGCAGGGTGATGTCCTCGAGGTTTCCGATCGGGGTCGAGCACACGTAGAGCGTCCCCGCCATGGCGTGATTATCCTCGGTTTGGTCTGCAAACGGGGCGGCCTTCGCCACGACCTCGCGCGGGTGCCGCTTGCAGCGCCGAACCGAACGAGCTAACGTTCGCTTGTGGACGAGCATCTGCGCGATCTGCGGGACCGGATCGAGCGCCTCGGGAAGAGCCTGGACGCTGACGGGCTCCGGAACCAGATCCAGACCATCGAGCGAGAGATGGCCCAGCCTGGGTTCTGGGACGACCGGTCTGCAAGCCAGGCCAAGGTGCGGGAGTTGGAGGCGGCGAAGGGGCGCCTGGGCGAGTACTCCCGCCTCACCGCGGCGCTCGACGAGGTGGAGGTCCTGTTCGAGCTCGCCGACGAAGAGGGGGACGAGGCGACGCGGGCCGAGGCCGAGGCCGCCCTCGCCAAGCTCGACGAGGATTTCGAACGGGTACGCGTCCAGTTCCTCCTGTCCGGGCCCTACGACGGGAGCGATTGCTTCCTCGCCCTCAACGCTGGGGCTGGGGGCACGGACTCCCAGGACTGGACGGAGATGCTGCTCCGCATGTACACCCGGTTCTGCGAGCGGGCAGGGTTCGCGGTGAGGTTGGTTGACGAGTCGCCGGGTGAGGAGGCCGGCCTCAAGTCGGCCACCCTCGAGGTCAAAGGGCGGAATGCGTTCGGAATCCTGAGGGGCGAGACCGGAGTCCACCGGTTGGTGCGGATCTCTCCGTTCGACTCGGCAGCCCGGCGCCACACCTCGTTTGCTTCGGTCACGGTCACGCCGATCGTTCCCGAGGACGACCTCGTGATCGCCGACGACGACCTCAAGATCGACTCGTTCCGCGCTGGGGGTCCCGGCGGGCAGCACATGCAGAAGAACGAGACCGCGGTTCGGATCACCCACCTGCCGACCGGGATCGTGGTCGGGTGCCAGAACGAGCGGTCCCAGATGCAGAACAAGCTCACCGCGATGCGAATGCTGCGCGCGAAGCTCCGGGCCCTGATGGAGCAGGAACAGGCACGGAGGTTGGACGAACTGCGCGGGGAACTGGCGGACATCGAGTGGGGGCACCAGATCCGATCCTACGTCCTCCAGCCCTACCAGCTGGTCAAGGACCACCGCACTGAGGTCGAGGTGGGGAACGTCCAGGCCGTGCTCGACGGCGACCTGTGGCCCTTCATTTGGGCCTGGCTGGAACGCACCCAGATCACGGCCAAGGATTAGGGCTCCCGTTCGCCTGGCTAAAGCGCGGCGTTACCGAAGGACGCGGATCCCGCGTTCCTCCAACTCATCCAGCACCTCCCGCGCCTCGGGCTTGAGGAGGATCCTTGTCGCGTTCAAGAGTCGCAACGACGGGAGCTCCAGCAGCGAAGCGAAGCTGGCGACCGGGTTCGCGGAGAGATCCAGGATCTCCAGGCGGAGGAGTCCGGCCAGGGGACCGATGTCGGACACGTTGTTTCCCCCGAGGAGGAGGTCCCGCAGGCCTGCGAGGTTGGCGAGGGGTTCGACGGATCGAACCCTGTTTCCCTGAACGTTCAAGGTCGCGAGGTTCGTCAATCCAGCCAGGGGGGAGAGGTCGGCGATCCGCGCCCCGGCCGCGATGAGCTTCGTCAGGTTCTTCAGTCCGGACAACGGCGCGAGATCCCACACCGGGTTCCCCGAGATCGCCACCGTCTCGAGCCTCGCGAGCCCGGCCAGCGGTTCGAGGGTGGCCACCCGGTTCCCGCTCAGGTCCAGGTACCGGAGTTCGCTGAGGGAGGCAACGGGGGAGACGTCGGCCACGGCGTTGTGGCCCAGGTCCAGGTACCGGAGGCGGCCAAGCTCGCTCAGAGGACGCAGATCGGAGACTCCATTCCCCAACAGAACGAGCTTCTCCAGGTTACGAAGACCGGCGAGCGGGCTGATGTCGGCGATAGCGTTCTGCGTCGCGGAGATCTCCCGAAGCTCCGTGAGGGTCGCGAGCGGCGAGAGGTCCGTGACCGCGTTCATGTCGATCCACAGCCGGCGCAGGCTCTCGAGGCCGGAGAGAGGGGACAGGTCGAACACGTTGTTCGCCATCAGCATGAGCCACTTCAGGTTCTTGAGCCCCGCCAGGGGCGCGAGGTCCAAGACCTCGTTGAAGGTGAGGTCCAGCCACTCGAGGGCGTGGAGCGAAGCCAAAGGAGCGACGTCCCGGATCCGGTTGTGGCCGAGGCCCAGGAGGGAGAGCGTGGTCAGTCCGGCCAGAGGGGAAAGGTCCTCGATCTCGTTGAACGCGGCCTCCACCGTCCTCAGCCGGGGGAGGTTGGACACCGGGGAAAGATCGCGCACGCGGTTCCACCCAAGGGAGAGCTCCTCCAGCGCCGAGAGGCCCGAGAGAGGGGCTAGGTCGGAGACCCGGTTGTCGGCGAGGGCGAGCTTCCTCAGGTTCACCGCGTGCTCCAGTCCTGTGAGGTCCTCGATGCCCAGTCCCATCGCCTCGAGTTCCGTGAGGCCCGCCAGGTCACCCACCGTAAGGTCGCCCTCGGGCTTCCCGAGCGCGGCCCGGATCGCTCCCTCCAGCCCGGGATCAGGGACGACGACCGTCTCCGATCCCAACCCGACGAGACCCCACACGAGCGCCAGCGCCACCACGACCATCGTCCTCATCGCGCACCTCCTCCGCAGTTCAGTATAGCAGGACCGACCCGCTACGGCCCTCGCCCGGTCCACTCCGCCTCCAGCGACACCCACGCCCGATCCCCGCGAAGGGACAGCGTGGCACGCACCCCGAGTTCCCCCTTTCCCCGCGGGTCCAGCGCGTAGCGAAGTCGCACGCCGAGCGACGTCACCGGAACACCCACCCCGAGCACGGGCACGGCCAGGCTCCCGGAGGTGCTGACGCTGATCCAGGCGTTGGCCACGAACCCCGCTCCCAGACCCAGGGTGAACCACGCGTGGGGTTCCTCCTCTTGGCTCCGCAGGCCGACCTCCCCCACCAGCACCATCGGGTCGCGCAAGAAGCTCGCCGCCACTCCGATCCCGCCTTTCCACGGGTGCCCAAGCGACATCGAGACGCGGGGATCCCACGGGTTCTTCGGATCGATCCGCCACTCCTGGAACACCGAGTACGCCATTCCACGCTCGCTGCTCGACAGGCGTTCCTCGCCCCACGGGTACCGCCGGACCTCGTCCAGAGTGGTCGTGCTCTGCGAGACCGCGACCCCCGTCTTCCATCCCTCGCCGAAGTGGACCGTTCCCGTCAAGCTAAGCTGCCACTCCTGACTGAGCAGCGTGTAGGTGTACGGTTGGCCGAAGGCGTCCACTGCCAGCCCTTCCCGGCCGGACGGGGTGTAGCCGAGCCCGAGCTGCCAGGTGTACTCCCCCGTGGCCTCGTCCGGCCGCTTCAGGGGATCGATCGGGGTCTGGGCCCACGCCGTGACGGAGAGGAGAATAAGCGTGGCTACAATCCCACTCACCCCACGCCCGAGGGAGAGAGGGTCCCGCCACGAGCGCACTTCACCCCTGAGCACACCGGGGCCGCCGAGGACAGCCGGCCAACTGAGGAGCCCACCCCAACGGGCACCAAGGACGCGAAGAACAACAAGCATGAGCTCTCGGGCTAACCCGACCCAATCCCTTTCTGCTCTTTGTGCCCTTGGCGGTGCAGTTCGGGGTTTCTCTGCGATCTCGGCGCGCTCGGCGGTGAGAGCCTCTGAGCCCTTCCCCTTCAACCCTCCCGAGGCCGGGAGGGGACAGGGGGAGCGCCACGCCGTCACGGCAACCTCTCCCGGAGCCGAGCCAGGGCCGCAAGCCGTTCCTCCGCGCGCCGAAGCGCTTCCTGTTGCCGCTCCTGAACCAGGAAAGACAGCTCGGGCGGCGGGATCGGGACCAGCACGACCTCGCTGTAGCCTCGCTCATCCACGAAGGTCGAGAACGGGAGGCTGCTCTGCCCCCACGACGGATCGGCAAGGACGATGTGGTCTCCCACCATCCCCACGCCGACCACGAAGTGCCTCTGCGGTTCGCTGAGGTGGAGGATCACCGGCAGCCCGCCGCGGGCGAAGTAGTCGGCCAGGGCCTCGGGCGACACTCTATACCCTCGGGTGGGGATGCCCTTGGCTTCCAGGGTTTGCCGGAGGGCGAGCGCGGTGAGGGCCTGTCCGGGCTTGCGGCCTGCAGCGATCATGAACCCCTCGGCCAGTTCCAGGGTCTCGGCCTCTGTGGTATCAATGCCGTAGTAGTAGGTGAGCAGCGTCGCTACTGCCGCTGCCCCGCACGTGTACCAGTCCGCCTGCCCCACCACCCCCTCGTAGCGCAGGTCCCGGTGCGCCAGGGGCTGGAACAGGAGCTCCACGAGCAAGAGCAGTTCCGCCAACTCCCCTCCCTAGCTCGATTCCACTGGCGCTGCCTCCTATGCTCCTCCCTTGTCGTGGTTGCCCAAGACGAAGGGGAGCGCGTACAGAACCCCTATCACGATCAGGCCAACAAACGGCTCAAAGCGCACCAGACCATAGAGCCTCGCCCGCGCCACATCCAACGATGCAGAAGAGAGGAGTAGGAAGAGGACTGAAAGGACGCACATCAGGGCCATTCCGACTGAAGCTCGGGCTACGAACGCGATATGCCGGCCCCTTTTCCGGGCCGACTCTGTCAGCCTCCTTCCCGCCAGCGTTCCGAGCACAGGGACAAGGTAGCCTAACCCGAGGATCATGGACACGTGACGCCACCACTCGCGGCCCTGAAACGCCAGTACAACAAGCGGGGTAAGCACCAGCCCATGCAAGAAGCCTTCGCAGTGTCACACTAGAACCACCCCTTGTTTATTCTGCTACCAATTATCATAGTGATCATACTGGGTCGCGGCCCAAAGTCGGTCCTCGGAAGAGAGACCGGGGCAGAAGGTTCCGGCCCCGACGTCACCAGGTTCGCCGCTCCTACTACCAGGCCCATCCTCCTCCGCCTCCCAAGCCGCCGCCACGCTGTGATAGGCAGGGGAGTCAGCGACGTGAGTCAAACCGATGGCCAAGTGAGTCAAACCGATGGCCAAGGTCAAACCAGGACCTTTTGGTTCTGACTAGGTCTCCCGATCGTAGTTGCCAAACGCTAGGAATCCCCGCTGAGACGGATGTTGTTGAGGCGCCGCTGGTGCGTTATGTACCCTGTGGACACCCCAACAAAGACGCTCAGGGCGACATCAGGCTGAGCCGGGATATGGTTCATAATACTCACCCACCACCCTTTCGAGTTCGTCATCTGAGTACCTCTTCGCCTGCAGGAAGTACACGTCCAGCCTGAGCAGACGCGGGAACGAGACCGACCACGGCCGCGAGGGCCACCGCCACCATCTGCGTCCACTTTGGCATCCCCATCACCCCGTGATGATGGCTCCCATTGTAGCCCCCCCCCCTGTCAAGTCCTTCGCTGGTGGACACTCGTCCCATCCTACGGAAGCTCGCACGGGGAATCAGTGCACCATCGGCTCTGCCGTGTGCACGCACTTCACACCCTCTGCCCCACCACCCCCTCGTAGCGCAGGTCCCGCAGAGGAGTACGCCTGTTGGCTGCGGACCGCCACTGTTACGAGCAAAGACGCTCGCCCCCGGCTTCCGCTGCTGATCGTACCCACTCTCAGGGTCGCTACTTCCCCTTCCCTCTTAGGCAGCGCCCAAGCCCGCGTACAAGGGATACTACCATCCCTCGGTGCAGTGCTGCTATCACAACTGCACTACCTATGTAGACAGCCGGAACCACCGGATCGGCCCAGGCGGCAAGCCCGGACCGTACCGATTCGGCAACCCCTATCCCTTCCCTTAGGGGTCTGAAGACCACGTGGAT
It contains:
- a CDS encoding 2-oxoglutarate/2-oxoacid ferredoxin oxidoreductase, gamma subunit produces the protein MSTVVRIAGSAGQGVQTLGDILARSVFRSGLYLHGEMSYHSRIRGGENTFTLRIGESPVLATEAQADLLVALNEEMLVVHRPAVREGGVVFTDEEVGEPGHGAVRLPAGRLARDELKLPIAAGVILLGAAARFLGLTPEVVRAEIRAAFGEKAEPNVRAVDLGYAHGPAGTPRLPAPRFAPGDRMLLTGGQAVGAGAIAAGCRFVASYPMTPGTAVFEFIAQHAAQHGIVVEQAEDEIAAINMALGASYAGARALVTTSGGGFALMVEGLSLARMIETPVVIHLGQRPGPATGLPTRTGQENLLFALHAGHGEFPRYIVAPTDPADAFYLTMKAFEVAEKYQVPAFVLTDQFLVDSYAVVSALSPTRVPVEEHLVPVEELDRLGRYERFAVTRSGISPRALPGVSEKLVLVDSDEHDPYGRITEDLGVRRAMVEKRLRKADGMREEISPPEIYPAGSLRGKRVLLGWGSTYGAIREATERLGEGYAHVHLRELWPLRTEELRRVWGEAEEVILVEETATGQLGRLVGGETGLRPHRFVPRYDGRPFTAEDILGALR
- a CDS encoding 2-oxoglutarate/2-oxoacid ferredoxin oxidoreductase, beta subunit; translation: MAELNGEKYLADVEIAWCPGCGNFAIRKSLARALAQVDLPPHKVVLVTGIGQAAKIAHYVNLNGFNGLHGRTIAAAAGVKLARPDLTVIAESGDGDLYGEGGNHLVHNIRRNVDLTVIAHDNRVYGLTKGQASPTAPRGYRTRAQPAGSPSAPLNPLALAVAVGAPFVAQAFSGEIERTADLIAQGIRHKGFALVNVLHPCPSWNRVQTFAWYRERLVHLEERGHDPTDRAAAFAVAIGSGEEIPIGVVYRTERPTFADGHPVLAGDPVGLRPLPSPEDVRPILEGFL
- a CDS encoding Peptidase C45, acyl-coenzyme A:6-aminopenicillanic acid acyl-transferase — protein: MSAPLPILELAGGPRAIGLGHGREASDRIKNNLSLYTRRYRDEVGLEQAEVHRRAAMWLERVSELDPPYAAALRGVAAGSGLSVLDIAALNARYELFYSEFSSTGLATACTAFAILPACAGGGLLVGENWDWFPEVEGVWLRVRWGDLTVLAFTEAGIVGGKIGFNSAGIGLAVTGLLSHLDRWDGEGIPFHVRAWRVLLSSDLDAAAAVVEAGRSPCSASFLVGDATRGRASAFERAPTGTAQIEPDNGILVHANHFLRAEQLGVREPLAEDRRSTHLRQRRLADRLTQAAGAGQVSVESVQDALRDHVGRPDSVCRHESPLFPPALNYRTVLSVVMDLRARRLQYAAGPPCAGAYHEIAL
- a CDS encoding 16S rRNA (cytidine(1402)-2'-O)-methyltransferase, translated to MAGTLYVCSTPIGNLEDITLRALRVLREVDLIVGEDTRRTRKLLSHYGIHTRFAPSLFQGAEDERTREVIALLRAGKTVALVSDAGTPLLSDPGYPLVRACVGEGIPVVPVPGPSALLAALVASGLPMDRFLFLGHLPRQPGPRGKALEVLDTVDCTVVFYESPHRIAASLRQLAERWGSRPVAVARELTKLHEEFVRGTAAEVERALAARAEVRGELAIVVGPPGDTTHSAPSPEAARTVYAELIAAGLSPREALQETAHRLNLSRRRVYQTLHSKSDGSASAA
- a CDS encoding peptide chain release factor 2; amino-acid sequence: MDEHLRDLRDRIERLGKSLDADGLRNQIQTIEREMAQPGFWDDRSASQAKVRELEAAKGRLGEYSRLTAALDEVEVLFELADEEGDEATRAEAEAALAKLDEDFERVRVQFLLSGPYDGSDCFLALNAGAGGTDSQDWTEMLLRMYTRFCERAGFAVRLVDESPGEEAGLKSATLEVKGRNAFGILRGETGVHRLVRISPFDSAARRHTSFASVTVTPIVPEDDLVIADDDLKIDSFRAGGPGGQHMQKNETAVRITHLPTGIVVGCQNERSQMQNKLTAMRMLRAKLRALMEQEQARRLDELRGELADIEWGHQIRSYVLQPYQLVKDHRTEVEVGNVQAVLDGDLWPFIWAWLERTQITAKD
- a CDS encoding peptidase C39 bacteriocin processing, whose product is MAELLLLVELLFQPLAHRDLRYEGVVGQADWYTCGAAAVATLLTYYYGIDTTEAETLELAEGFMIAAGRKPGQALTALALRQTLEAKGIPTRGYRVSPEALADYFARGGLPVILHLSEPQRHFVVGVGMVGDHIVLADPSWGQSSLPFSTFVDERGYSEVVLVPIPPPELSFLVQERQQEALRRAEERLAALARLRERLP